A stretch of the Acanthochromis polyacanthus isolate Apoly-LR-REF ecotype Palm Island chromosome 22, KAUST_Apoly_ChrSc, whole genome shotgun sequence genome encodes the following:
- the LOC127531982 gene encoding zinc finger and SCAN domain-containing protein 2-like isoform X4 has product MNEKYQSDKVTMCSVEYLRELISDRLAAAAGEIFSEFEKTIVQYQEEIDRQRRLLDVIWKPHIPLQPIELPQSYVCENEKTVVDHQPHDQERNSMVDHEDPEPPRIKDQQEELCTSQDQSNPEISQIKMEQEELCTSLDQLDPGLPQIKVEQDELCSSQEEDLIGLKQETDTFEVTPADEESDHSEPKPNSDQLLFHISCVAESPDQEGSKDVDSGSTRCIEQKPRHQSNNSHSNDVDNAPTSARQCDNDKARKCTTCEVCGKAFRRKSNLIRHHRTHTGEKPYSCETCGKSFSQRHSLTDHMRCHTGEKPYSCGTCGKSFKHSYQLKAHMRIHTAEKSDPETSVKNKEELSLKQHVRIGTG; this is encoded by the exons atgaatgagaaatatcagagcgataaagtaacgatgtgttcagttgagtatctgagagagttgatcagcgacagactagctgctgctgctggagaaatattctccgagtttgaaaaaaccatcgtccagtaccaggaggagatcgatcgtcagcgcagactgctggatgtcatctggaaaccacacatccccttacagcccatag agctcccacagtcttatgtctgtgagaatgagaagactgttgttgaccatcagccccatgaccaggagagaaactccatggtggaccatgaggacccagagcctccacggattaaagatcagcaggaggaactctgcaccagtcaggaccaatcaaacccagagatttctcaaattaaaatggaacaggaagaattgtgcaccagtctggaccaattagacccagggttaccacaaattaaagtggaacaggatgaactctgctccagtcaggaggaagaCTTAATAggattgaaacaggagactgatacctttgaggtgactcctgctgatgaggaaagtgaccacagtgaaccaaaaccaaacagtgatcagctcctgtttcacatctcttgtgtagctgagagcccagatcaggaaggaagcaaggatgtagactcaggatcaactagatgtatcgagcagaaaccaagacatcagagtaacaacagtcacagtaatgatgtagacaatgctccaacatcagcgagacagtgtgataatgacaaggcaaGAAAATGTACAACATGCGAGgtgtgtggaaaagcttttaggcGTAAATCAAATTTAATTAGACATCacagaactcacacaggtgagaagccgtattcttgtgaaacctgtggaaaaagcttcagtcaacggcactctttgactgaccacatgagatgtcacacag gtgagaagccatattcttgtggaacctgtggaaaaagctttaaacaTAGTTATCAATTAAAagcccacatgagaatccacacagctgagaagtctgatcctgaaacatctgtgaaaaataaagaagaactaAGCTTGAAACAACATGTAAGAATTGGTACAggttaa